Sequence from the Rhea pennata isolate bPtePen1 chromosome 16, bPtePen1.pri, whole genome shotgun sequence genome:
ATGGCGGGATATACCCCCCGGAAAGAGCGGGGCATGCCGGGATATACTCCCCAgaggggctgcggggcaggGCATGGCGGGATATACCCCCCGGAAAGAGCGGGGCATGCCGGGATATACTCCCCAgaggggctgcggggcaggGCATGGCGGGATATACCCCCCGGAAAGAGCGGGGCATGCCGGGATATACTCCCCAgaggggctgcggggcaggGCATGCTGGGATATACCCCCCGGAAAGAGCGGGGCATGCCGGGATATACTCCCCAgaggggcggcggggcagggcaTGGCGGGATATACCCCCCGGAAAGAGCGGGGCATGCCGGGATATACTCCCCAgaggggctgcggggcaggGCATGCTGGGATATACCCCCCCGGAAAGAGCGGGGCATGCCGGGATATACTCCCCAGAGGGGCTGCGGAGCAGGGCATGCTGGGATATACCCCCCCGGAAAGAGCGGGGCATGCCGGGATATACTCCCCAGAGGGGCTGCGGAGCAGGGCATGCTGGGACATACCCCCCGGAAAGAGCGGGGCATGCCGGGATATACTCCCCAgaggggctgcggggcaggGCATGCTGGGATATACCCCCCGGAAAGAGCGGGGCATGCCGGGATATACTCCCCAgaggggctgcggggcaggGCATGGCGGGATATACCCCCCCCGGAAAGAGCGGGGCATGCCGGGATATACTCCCCAgaggggctgcggggcaggGCATGCTGGGATATACCCCCCCGGAAAGAGCGGGGCATGCCGGGATATACTCCCCTgaggggctgcggggcaggGCATGCTGGGATATACCCCCCGGAAAGAGCGGGGCATGCCGGGATATACTCCCCTGAGGAGGCCGTGGGAGCAGGGTAGGCCGGGACGTGCCGTGGCGGCGGAGCGGGACGTGCCGGGAGGCGCCTCCGGTAACCGCGGGCAGTGGCGCTGctggcggcgccggccccgggctgcGGCTCCCGGGCTGCGGCTCCCGGGCGGCCCTACCAGCGGGGTGTCGGCGGCCGTGTGGCGACCGTCAGCATCCAGAGCGCGGCTGCGAGCGGCGTCTTGGCGCGAGCCCTGCCGGTGCACCGGGCCGCGGGGCCAGGCCCTCCCGGCCCTCCCGGCGGACGGGCCCGCGCCAGCGGCCTGGCCGTGCTGCTCCGCCTCGCCGCCCCTCCTGACAAGTCCGCGGAGAGCCTGGCCCGCACACGAGGAGCCGTCAAGGCTGGAAGGAAATCCAGGCCCTCCTGGCGGGCCCAAACCTGCCGCTGTTGCCTGCGCTTTCCGACACCTTCCCCGCGGCAGGGGAGCGGTTATGGGCCTTCCGCCTGTGCGGGCACCTGCAGCGGGAGGTTCACCGGCTGTCTCTGGAGTGCCGCACCGAGAGGCTGATCCTGGACGCCCCGAGGAGCGCTGCGTGTGCAGCTACGGAGAGCGACCTGCGGAAGGTGCACGCCGTTCTGAGCCGCTTTGTAAAACCAGGCTTCCTGCCCAACTCCGTGTTCACCGGCTGCTCAACGATAAGATTTGGGCCATGCCCAGGCAGAGGAGTTGGGTGGAAATCAGTGACTATTTTACACCCAGGGAGATCATCACCCGGGACATAAGCCAGGTGTTCTGCACTGAGCTCTTTCTGGAGACTGCATCACTGCTTTAGCAAAGCACTACCAGAAATGTGTTTCTAAGGGTCTTCCTGATGCTGTGATATGTTCCACTGCCCATCCTAATCACCAGGTTACTCAAACTGCTCTTCACAGCTTGCCTGCCTTGAGTTCGCCTATAGCCCCCCTTAATGCCTGAGCAGCATGCCAGCGTAAGCCATCTCAGAGCTCCTTTTGGCCTCTGCCAGCACAGTGCCAGCTCTTCAAAAGTGGTCTGTGCAAAGCTGTCTCCCAGCTGTGAGGAATCCCCTGGTGGTCCTCCAGGCTCCCCTGTCAGCTCCTCAGTTCTTCATTCTTCAGAGTCAGCCTGCAAACTCACAAACTCTCCTTTTCTAGAATGAGCCAGGAAGCCCTCAGACCTTGTTAGATCCATCATCTCATGCAGCTAAATTGGAGATCACCGAAAACCCAGAGGGTGACAGTGATACGAGAGTAACTGAAAGACTGAGGAGTGCATCAAGCAATCTTTGAGTGACATTTGCACAGAG
This genomic interval carries:
- the LOC134147982 gene encoding LOW QUALITY PROTEIN: zinc finger SWIM domain-containing protein 1-like (The sequence of the model RefSeq protein was modified relative to this genomic sequence to represent the inferred CDS: inserted 3 bases in 3 codons), producing the protein MGSNQELDRLNFQTIKTKGLFSKFPESLLLRREQIRGEPGPHTRSRQGWKEIQALLAGPNLPLLPALSDTFPAAGERLWAFRLCGHLQREVHRLSLECRTERLILDAPRSAACAATESDLRKVHAVLSRFVKPGFLPXLRVHRLLNDKIWAMPRQRSWVEISDYFTPREIITRDISQVFCTELFLEXCITALAKHYQKCVSKGLPDAVICSTAHPNHQVTQTALHSLPALSSPIAPLNTEECIKQSLSDICTELAARLCLDELAVVQNSVQLVGTNEDTTNRQVLEDAHKVDQKGLNNCTCHFNQTLQLPCWHILAVLHLDRKTLQAEMLSKQWQKGRDACWAGRGGTDGLLEVLKSSWNESSDKFFIVSLLTAKXQLLTHCSSEEFELRYNTLQELADSWIGPYVQVKL